A window from Acidithiobacillus sp. encodes these proteins:
- a CDS encoding SCP2 sterol-binding domain-containing protein, whose product MAAKFMSAEWIRLVGKQWDTHPEIQKDLKNFNATWEYYIEDRPDIPHVMLFCKAGKVIYAGPSDGRRRDFIMWTNMDHWKKILSGEISGKSALMTRRLKFKGSMMTAMKYMTPFNIHLNILGEIPVDFNI is encoded by the coding sequence ATGGCAGCAAAATTTATGAGTGCGGAGTGGATTCGTCTGGTGGGCAAACAGTGGGACACGCACCCGGAAATCCAGAAAGATCTAAAAAACTTCAATGCCACCTGGGAGTATTACATTGAAGATCGCCCGGACATCCCGCATGTCATGCTGTTCTGCAAGGCGGGGAAAGTCATCTATGCCGGACCTTCTGACGGGAGGCGCCGCGACTTCATCATGTGGACGAATATGGACCACTGGAAAAAAATTCTGTCCGGGGAGATTAGCGGAAAATCGGCATTGATGACTCGACGGCTCAAATTCAAGGGATCTATGATGACGGCCATGAAATACATGACGCCGTTTAATATTCATCTCAACATTCTCGGTGAGATACCGGTGGATTTTAATATCTGA
- a CDS encoding FAD-dependent monooxygenase, producing the protein MSDSNHYDLLISGAGMVGASLALAAQQAGLRVAVFEKRSAAVCALADPLDRASLIATGSERFLAPLGIDLTLLGSAVERMRVWDAEGSGSIHLDAEEGGEDRLGHIVENRRLEQALHAALEDAGLHIHHGREITSAFADSKGMYATDASGMEFRGTLLAIAEGRQSPLRKTLIQAPIFREDYGQDAITATVWIEKPHRHIAYQRFLPTGPLAVLPFNDDADGKARASIVWSAKHARARHLMTLDDAQFLRELHQAFGPQLGHFQHIGRRSSYPLSGLHSSRYIGERSVLLGDTAHGVHPLAGLGVNLGFRDAEQLMKVITAARQHHEDWGEATTLRRYQSARRPDNLVTVLACGALSHLFSNRSRGLAQLRDLGMLGTGAVTPVKRFLIRQAMGL; encoded by the coding sequence ATGTCGGATAGTAACCACTACGATCTCCTCATTTCTGGCGCCGGCATGGTCGGTGCCAGCCTCGCCCTGGCAGCCCAGCAGGCGGGGTTGCGCGTTGCGGTGTTTGAAAAACGCAGCGCCGCGGTATGCGCGCTGGCGGATCCCCTTGATCGCGCCAGTTTAATCGCTACCGGGTCCGAGCGTTTTCTGGCCCCCCTGGGCATTGATCTCACGCTATTGGGCAGTGCCGTGGAACGCATGCGGGTCTGGGATGCGGAAGGTTCCGGTAGTATTCATCTGGACGCCGAAGAAGGTGGAGAAGACCGGCTCGGGCACATTGTCGAGAATCGACGGCTGGAACAAGCCCTGCACGCTGCGCTGGAAGACGCCGGGCTACACATTCACCATGGACGGGAAATCACTAGCGCCTTTGCCGACAGCAAAGGCATGTACGCCACCGATGCCTCGGGGATGGAGTTCCGCGGCACCCTGCTGGCCATTGCGGAGGGCCGGCAATCGCCTTTGCGCAAAACGCTCATTCAGGCACCGATCTTCCGGGAAGATTATGGGCAGGACGCCATTACCGCCACGGTCTGGATTGAAAAACCACATCGCCACATCGCCTATCAGCGCTTCCTCCCCACCGGCCCGTTGGCGGTATTGCCCTTTAACGACGATGCCGATGGTAAAGCCCGCGCCTCCATCGTCTGGAGTGCAAAACATGCCCGTGCGCGGCATCTGATGACCTTGGATGACGCCCAGTTTCTCCGCGAACTGCATCAGGCGTTCGGGCCACAACTGGGACATTTCCAACACATCGGACGACGCAGCAGTTATCCGCTCTCGGGACTGCACAGCAGCCGTTACATCGGGGAACGTAGCGTGTTGCTGGGGGATACCGCCCACGGCGTCCATCCGCTAGCGGGCCTGGGGGTGAACCTGGGATTCCGGGATGCCGAACAACTGATGAAGGTCATTACCGCTGCCCGCCAACACCATGAGGATTGGGGCGAAGCCACCACACTGCGTCGCTATCAAAGTGCGCGGCGGCCTGATAATCTCGTCACCGTACTGGCTTGCGGCGCCCTCAGTCATCTGTTTTCCAACCGCAGTCGTGGTCTTGCCCAACTGCGCGACTTGGGAATGCTGGGGACGGGGGCGGTCACTCCGGTCAAACGTTTTCTCATCCGTCAGGCCATGGGCCTTTAA
- a CDS encoding tRNA threonylcarbamoyladenosine dehydratase produces MPHPFARTEILLGAPAVATLRDRHVLIAGVGGVGGYVAENLARAGVGHITLIDHDVVSISNINRQLVALHSTLDQPKVAVMAARIRDIHPDCLLQTRQEFINTDNAQSLLTGSGAEVVADCIDAIACKAILIQTAQTLGLPVISSMGAGNRLDPRRVRVARLNQTEKCPLARELRALLRKNGASLDVQTVFSDESPRPAAPPAEVPSPGGRAKTVNGTISFMPALFGVVLSGIILQHLLATGENPNSD; encoded by the coding sequence ATGCCTCATCCTTTTGCCCGCACCGAGATTCTGCTAGGTGCACCTGCTGTTGCGACCCTGCGTGATCGCCATGTGCTCATTGCCGGCGTCGGTGGGGTCGGAGGCTATGTCGCAGAAAACCTTGCCCGTGCCGGGGTGGGGCATATCACCCTCATTGACCACGATGTGGTCAGTATTTCCAACATCAATCGTCAACTCGTCGCCCTGCATTCCACGCTGGATCAGCCCAAGGTGGCGGTGATGGCCGCACGGATTCGTGATATTCATCCCGATTGCCTGCTCCAAACCCGTCAGGAGTTTATCAACACGGACAACGCCCAAAGCCTACTGACGGGCAGCGGTGCTGAAGTGGTTGCGGATTGCATTGATGCCATCGCCTGCAAAGCGATCCTTATCCAGACGGCGCAGACCCTGGGTTTACCCGTCATTTCCAGCATGGGGGCGGGCAACCGTCTTGACCCCCGCCGGGTTCGCGTCGCCAGGCTCAACCAGACGGAAAAATGCCCGCTGGCCCGTGAGTTACGTGCCCTGCTGCGTAAGAATGGCGCGTCCCTCGACGTGCAAACGGTCTTTTCAGATGAATCACCGCGCCCGGCAGCCCCTCCGGCAGAAGTGCCCAGTCCGGGTGGAAGGGCCAAAACGGTTAATGGCACCATTTCCTTTATGCCTGCGCTCTTCGGGGTGGTGTTGTCCGGTATTATTCTCCAGCATCTGTTAGCCACTGGCGAAAATCCCAATAGCGACTAA
- a CDS encoding YifB family Mg chelatase-like AAA ATPase: MPLAIVHSRALTGVQAAGVTVECDLGPGLPTFAVVGLAETAVKEARDRVRSAIQNSGFEFPARRMVVNLAPADLPKEGGRFDLPMAIGILAASGQLPAAALEKLEMIGELALDGSLRPVTGTLSSTLAAGQAHRAILVPQGNAQEAAFAQNTPVFACANLAEAIAHLRGTERLPEVISDAEAQESAIPYPDLRDVRGQESTKRALIVAAVGGHHLLLSGPPGTGKSMLAARLPGLLPPLRRSEALEVAAIHSLQGGGFDIRHWGRRPFRSPHHSASSAALVGGGSHPRPGEISLAHHGILFLDEMPEFPRAVLEVLREPLESGEIHIARAARRATFPARFQLVAAMNPCPCGHLGDPQQMCRCTPAQVSQYRSRLSGPLLDRIDIQMEVPALPVSALQEAAQGESSAYWRERIAQAVDRQWQRQQVRNAQLQGELLDQCCALDAVSTRLLSRATETLHLSARGYHRVLRVARSIADLEGRDSINTQHLAEAIQYRRLAQTLAQ; the protein is encoded by the coding sequence TTGCCGCTGGCGATAGTCCATAGCCGTGCCCTTACCGGGGTACAGGCGGCGGGCGTCACCGTGGAATGCGATCTGGGTCCCGGTCTGCCCACCTTCGCCGTCGTCGGCCTCGCCGAAACGGCGGTCAAGGAAGCCCGGGACCGGGTGCGCTCGGCCATTCAAAACAGTGGCTTTGAGTTTCCGGCACGGCGTATGGTCGTCAATCTGGCCCCCGCCGATCTGCCGAAAGAGGGTGGCCGCTTCGACCTGCCCATGGCCATAGGTATTCTCGCCGCCAGCGGACAACTTCCTGCGGCCGCACTGGAAAAACTGGAGATGATTGGCGAATTGGCGCTGGACGGCAGCCTGCGTCCGGTGACGGGCACGCTCTCCAGCACACTGGCAGCGGGACAAGCCCATCGTGCCATTCTGGTGCCGCAAGGCAATGCCCAGGAAGCCGCTTTCGCCCAAAACACTCCGGTTTTTGCCTGCGCGAATCTGGCAGAGGCCATCGCCCACCTGCGCGGCACGGAGCGCCTGCCTGAGGTCATCTCCGATGCGGAGGCCCAGGAATCCGCCATTCCTTACCCCGATCTGCGTGACGTACGCGGTCAGGAATCAACCAAGCGGGCGCTGATTGTCGCAGCGGTAGGCGGCCATCACCTGCTCTTGTCCGGTCCGCCGGGCACCGGCAAAAGCATGCTGGCGGCGCGGCTGCCTGGCCTGCTGCCCCCTCTGCGCCGCAGTGAGGCGCTGGAAGTGGCCGCTATCCACAGCCTGCAAGGAGGCGGCTTCGATATTCGTCATTGGGGTAGGCGCCCGTTCCGTAGCCCCCACCATAGTGCCTCGTCAGCGGCGCTGGTAGGCGGGGGTTCGCACCCGCGTCCCGGCGAAATCAGCCTGGCGCACCACGGTATTCTTTTTCTGGACGAAATGCCCGAGTTCCCCCGTGCGGTATTGGAAGTGCTGCGGGAGCCGCTGGAGTCTGGAGAAATCCATATCGCCAGGGCGGCGCGGCGGGCCACTTTCCCGGCCCGTTTTCAATTGGTCGCGGCGATGAATCCCTGTCCCTGCGGCCATCTCGGTGATCCGCAGCAGATGTGCCGCTGTACCCCGGCACAGGTCAGCCAATACCGTAGCCGGCTCTCCGGCCCACTGCTGGACCGCATCGACATCCAGATGGAAGTGCCCGCGCTGCCGGTGAGCGCCTTACAAGAGGCGGCACAGGGCGAAAGTTCTGCCTACTGGCGCGAACGCATAGCTCAGGCCGTTGATCGCCAGTGGCAGCGCCAGCAGGTGCGCAACGCACAACTTCAGGGCGAACTGCTGGATCAGTGTTGCGCCCTGGATGCGGTGAGCACCCGCCTGCTCAGCCGCGCCACCGAGACCCTGCACCTCTCCGCGCGAGGCTACCATCGGGTGCTGCGCGTCGCCCGCAGTATCGCGGATCTGGAAGGGCGTGATTCGATCAATACCCAGCATCTGGCGGAAGCCATCCAGTATCGGCGCCTGGCGCAGACACTGGCCCAATAA
- the ubiD gene encoding 4-hydroxy-3-polyprenylbenzoate decarboxylase, whose protein sequence is MSYRDLRAFVADLERRDLLRRLNLPVSPELEMTEICDRTLRAAGPAILFTQPVGYDMPVLGNLFGTTERVALGMGGESLADLRQIGQLLAYLKEPDPPRGWRDLWEKLPTLRKVLYMAPTTLSRPPCQEIVQRGEAVDLAALPVQTCWPEDAAPLMTWGLTITKGPHKRRANMGIYRQQVIGRNRVIMRWLAHRGGAQDLREFQKVHPGEPFPVAVAYGADPATILAAVIPIPDTISEHQFAGLLRGGRTELANALSVPLQVPARAEIVLEGHIYPDDMAVEGPFGDHTGYYNETERFPVFTVEAISHRENPIYHSTYTGRPPDEPAILGAALNEVFVPLLQKQFPEIVDFYLPPEGCSYRLAVVSIRKSYPGHAKRIMFGIWGFLRQFMYTKFIIVVDEDINVRRWEDVIWAMTTRMDPVRDMTLIENTPIDYLDFASPVAGLGGKVGMDATNKLPGETAREWGRPIHMPDVLRKRVDDLLATLERPLF, encoded by the coding sequence ATGAGCTACCGTGATCTGCGGGCCTTCGTGGCCGATCTTGAAAGGCGTGATTTATTGCGCCGACTGAACTTGCCCGTTTCGCCCGAGTTGGAGATGACGGAAATTTGCGATCGCACCTTGCGTGCAGCTGGCCCCGCCATTTTGTTTACCCAGCCTGTGGGCTATGACATGCCGGTGCTGGGCAATCTCTTCGGAACGACGGAGCGGGTGGCGCTGGGGATGGGGGGCGAATCGCTGGCTGATCTCCGGCAGATCGGTCAATTACTGGCCTATCTCAAGGAGCCCGATCCGCCCCGCGGTTGGCGCGACCTCTGGGAGAAATTGCCCACGCTGCGTAAGGTCCTCTACATGGCGCCGACGACCCTGAGCCGCCCACCCTGTCAGGAAATTGTCCAGCGCGGAGAAGCGGTCGACCTCGCCGCCCTTCCGGTGCAGACCTGCTGGCCCGAGGATGCGGCCCCACTGATGACCTGGGGCCTGACCATCACCAAGGGGCCGCACAAGCGGCGGGCCAACATGGGTATCTACCGGCAACAGGTCATCGGTCGTAACCGGGTGATCATGCGCTGGCTGGCGCACCGGGGCGGCGCTCAAGACCTGCGCGAGTTTCAGAAAGTACACCCCGGCGAGCCATTCCCCGTTGCCGTGGCCTATGGTGCCGATCCGGCTACCATCCTGGCTGCGGTTATCCCTATTCCCGACACCATTTCCGAGCATCAGTTCGCCGGCCTGCTGCGCGGCGGACGTACCGAGCTCGCCAACGCATTGAGCGTCCCGCTACAGGTGCCCGCGCGTGCTGAGATTGTGCTGGAAGGGCATATTTATCCCGATGATATGGCGGTGGAAGGGCCTTTCGGAGATCACACGGGCTACTACAACGAGACCGAGCGCTTTCCGGTGTTCACCGTAGAGGCTATCAGTCACCGTGAAAACCCTATCTACCACAGCACTTACACGGGCCGCCCGCCCGATGAGCCCGCCATACTCGGCGCGGCTCTCAACGAAGTTTTTGTGCCCTTGCTGCAAAAACAGTTCCCGGAAATCGTCGATTTTTATTTGCCGCCGGAAGGTTGCTCTTACCGCTTGGCCGTCGTCAGTATTCGTAAAAGTTATCCCGGTCATGCCAAAAGAATCATGTTCGGTATCTGGGGATTTTTGCGACAATTTATGTACACCAAGTTCATCATCGTGGTGGATGAAGACATCAATGTGCGCCGCTGGGAGGACGTGATCTGGGCGATGACGACCCGGATGGACCCGGTGCGTGACATGACCCTCATCGAAAATACGCCCATAGATTATCTCGACTTCGCTTCGCCGGTTGCCGGGCTGGGCGGAAAAGTGGGCATGGATGCCACCAACAAATTGCCTGGCGAGACGGCCAGAGAATGGGGCCGTCCCATTCATATGCCTGACGTGCTGCGCAAACGGGTAGATGATCTTTTGGCAACGCTGGAGCGGCCATTGTTCTAA
- a CDS encoding accessory factor UbiK family protein: protein MQHRIADDIAAAIGDTIARLGTVKEDVDKQARAMLSNALDRLDLVTRDEFDVQHELLSRLAARVAVLEDRVDALAPKATVDEDASKD from the coding sequence ATGCAACACCGTATTGCTGACGATATCGCCGCCGCCATTGGCGACACCATCGCCCGTTTAGGGACGGTCAAGGAAGATGTGGACAAGCAGGCGCGCGCCATGCTTTCCAATGCGCTGGATCGCCTGGATCTCGTCACTCGTGATGAATTTGATGTGCAGCACGAACTGCTCTCCCGCCTCGCCGCGCGGGTCGCCGTGCTGGAAGATCGCGTCGACGCCCTGGCACCCAAGGCTACTGTAGACGAAGACGCCAGCAAGGACTGA
- a CDS encoding peptide chain release factor 3 — protein MSLSPVAEAPVGAFIDAIQRRRTFAIISHPDAGKTTLTEKLLLFGGAIQLAGTVKARKSNRHATSDWMAIEKSRGISVASSVMQFEYDEHVINLLDTPGHQDFSEDTYRVLTAVDSALMVIDGGNGVEAQTIKLLEVCRLRDTPIITFMNKFDRESRDPTELLDEVESVLGIRCAPVTWPIGMGKRFRGVYHLLRDEVLVFTAGEETREQTVERIAGINNPELDRRFPDEMAELREQVELLRGASHPFSLEDFLEGQQTPVFFGSAINNFGVRELLGALIDWAPSPRPRPTTGRTVRPEEEAFSGFVFKIQANMDPQHRDRVAFLRVCSGHFQRGMKIKHLRLGRDIQVHNPIIFLAQERELVEEAFAGDIIGLHNHGSIQIGDSFSQGEALQFTGIPYFAPELFRRVRLRNPLKTKQLQKGLQQLAEEGATQVFKPLQGGDMILGAVGVLQFDVVAERLKTEYAVDAIFDPAAVQAARWIQCDDPKILAEFTRKHEEQLAEDAGNRLAYLAPSRVNLDLTMERWPQVVFHATREHAGS, from the coding sequence ATGTCGTTATCCCCTGTTGCGGAGGCCCCGGTCGGCGCGTTTATTGATGCCATTCAGCGTCGCCGTACCTTTGCCATCATTTCCCATCCCGACGCCGGCAAGACGACGCTGACTGAAAAGCTCCTGCTCTTCGGGGGCGCGATTCAGTTGGCGGGGACGGTCAAAGCGCGCAAAAGCAATCGTCACGCCACCAGCGACTGGATGGCCATTGAAAAGAGTCGCGGTATTTCCGTCGCCAGTTCGGTCATGCAGTTTGAATATGACGAGCATGTCATCAATTTGCTGGACACACCGGGGCATCAGGACTTTTCCGAAGATACTTACCGGGTACTGACCGCTGTGGATTCGGCGCTGATGGTGATTGATGGCGGCAATGGTGTTGAGGCGCAGACCATCAAGCTGTTGGAGGTTTGTCGTCTGCGCGATACCCCCATCATCACTTTCATGAACAAGTTCGACCGCGAAAGCCGCGATCCGACGGAGTTGCTGGATGAGGTAGAGTCGGTGCTGGGTATCCGGTGCGCGCCCGTCACTTGGCCTATTGGGATGGGTAAGCGTTTTCGCGGCGTCTATCACCTGCTGCGCGACGAGGTGCTGGTCTTCACCGCTGGTGAGGAAACCCGGGAGCAAACGGTGGAGCGTATTGCCGGGATCAATAACCCGGAGCTGGACCGGCGCTTTCCGGATGAAATGGCTGAATTGCGGGAACAGGTAGAATTGCTGCGTGGTGCCTCCCATCCTTTTTCTCTGGAGGATTTTTTGGAGGGGCAGCAGACGCCAGTATTTTTTGGCTCGGCCATCAATAACTTCGGGGTGCGGGAATTGCTGGGTGCCCTTATCGACTGGGCGCCTTCGCCCCGCCCCCGTCCCACCACGGGGCGGACAGTGCGGCCGGAAGAAGAGGCTTTCAGCGGTTTCGTGTTCAAGATTCAGGCCAATATGGATCCCCAGCATCGCGATCGGGTGGCCTTTCTCCGGGTCTGCTCCGGCCACTTTCAGCGGGGCATGAAGATCAAACATCTGCGCCTGGGTCGGGATATTCAGGTGCATAATCCGATTATCTTCCTTGCCCAGGAGCGGGAGTTGGTGGAGGAGGCCTTCGCCGGCGACATCATCGGCCTGCATAATCACGGCAGTATTCAGATCGGTGATAGTTTCAGTCAAGGTGAGGCATTGCAGTTCACCGGGATTCCCTACTTTGCGCCGGAACTGTTTCGCCGGGTGCGTCTGCGTAACCCGCTCAAGACCAAGCAACTGCAAAAAGGGCTGCAACAGCTGGCGGAAGAGGGGGCTACCCAAGTCTTCAAACCACTGCAAGGCGGAGATATGATTCTGGGTGCGGTGGGCGTACTGCAATTTGATGTGGTGGCGGAACGGTTGAAAACCGAATATGCCGTCGACGCGATCTTTGATCCGGCGGCGGTGCAGGCGGCGCGCTGGATTCAGTGTGATGATCCCAAAATACTCGCCGAATTTACCCGCAAGCATGAGGAACAGCTCGCCGAAGATGCGGGGAATCGGCTCGCCTACCTGGCGCCCTCCCGCGTTAATCTGGACCTTACCATGGAGCGCTGGCCGCAGGTCGTATTCCACGCTACCCGGGAGCATGCGGGATCATAG
- a CDS encoding FAD-dependent monooxygenase, with product MRTMTADLAILGNGPVARSLILALAGSPLRVLMLDTHPLAQARPRLTDRTIALALGSRRLLSRLGVAMPLADAAAIQTVQITQQGISGQVRLEHSLLNAPEQRLGEVAGLETLNDALAVPLALCHTLQQESPGPLQALQWFPDRVQLDWPDLRVETALAVIADGGHGELTRLASLRRMGWDHNRHAIIATVTPRQPLPGIAFEHFLESGPLAFLPIGNNQFSIVWSLRPGDASRVLDLSDAEFVEALNRQRPPQLPPLVRTGPRSAYPLFFQRLWAEPSQRLALVGNAAQTLHPLAGQGYNLGLRDVLTLGALLREAAQRGDDPGNTSLLSDYARIRRRDRLETVAFTETMNRLFSSPRLPLRLARAAALTLLDQIPLGKRELAARLAGIHLPAQSAIPDLAVGGTYVG from the coding sequence ATGCGTACGATGACGGCAGACCTGGCCATTCTGGGTAATGGTCCAGTGGCGCGCAGTCTGATTCTCGCGCTGGCGGGCAGCCCGCTGCGCGTGTTGATGCTGGATACCCATCCCCTGGCGCAGGCGAGGCCGCGGCTGACAGACCGCACTATCGCGCTGGCCTTGGGTAGTCGGCGCCTGCTCAGCCGGTTGGGGGTAGCCATGCCTCTGGCGGATGCCGCCGCTATCCAGACCGTGCAGATCACCCAGCAAGGCATCAGTGGGCAGGTGCGCCTGGAACACAGCCTGCTGAACGCGCCGGAACAAAGACTAGGGGAAGTCGCTGGTCTGGAGACCTTAAATGATGCCCTGGCCGTGCCGCTGGCGCTTTGTCACACCCTTCAGCAGGAATCACCGGGGCCGTTGCAGGCCCTGCAATGGTTTCCGGACCGGGTGCAACTGGACTGGCCTGATTTGCGGGTCGAGACGGCGCTGGCGGTGATTGCCGATGGCGGCCATGGCGAACTGACACGCCTGGCCAGTCTGCGGCGCATGGGCTGGGACCATAACCGCCATGCCATCATCGCCACAGTGACCCCACGGCAGCCCCTGCCCGGCATCGCCTTCGAGCATTTTCTGGAGAGCGGACCGCTGGCTTTCCTGCCTATCGGCAACAACCAGTTCTCCATTGTCTGGAGCCTGCGCCCCGGCGATGCCAGCCGTGTACTGGACCTGTCTGATGCAGAGTTTGTGGAGGCCCTGAACCGTCAGAGGCCGCCGCAGCTGCCGCCACTCGTCAGGACTGGCCCGCGCAGTGCCTATCCCCTGTTTTTCCAGCGGCTCTGGGCCGAGCCCAGTCAGCGTTTGGCCTTGGTAGGTAATGCCGCACAAACACTGCATCCTCTGGCCGGACAGGGTTATAACCTGGGATTGCGGGATGTGCTGACTCTGGGCGCCCTGCTGCGGGAAGCAGCACAGCGCGGCGATGATCCGGGGAATACATCGCTACTCAGCGACTATGCCCGCATCCGTCGCCGTGACCGGCTGGAGACCGTCGCCTTTACTGAAACGATGAACCGTCTGTTCAGCAGCCCGCGTCTGCCACTGCGCCTGGCACGGGCCGCGGCTCTGACACTGCTGGATCAGATACCACTGGGGAAGCGGGAACTCGCGGCGCGCCTGGCTGGCATTCATCTCCCGGCGCAAAGCGCCATCCCGGATTTGGCTGTGGGCGGAACCTATGTCGGATAG
- a CDS encoding sel1 repeat family protein: MLLRATLSLIAGLLPLAAMAQDLESLRNQAEQNPAALARLRQAASAPDAQAAFYLGTLYSPLITRQESTVVKGWPETLHWYRLAARLGCARANFDLGLVYEKGLGVAKNPQRAAVYFSRMADIARIETALPSSASSAVGRHTGTHKD; the protein is encoded by the coding sequence GTGCTTCTACGTGCGACACTCTCGTTGATAGCTGGCCTGTTGCCTCTTGCGGCCATGGCACAAGATCTGGAATCCCTGCGTAATCAGGCCGAACAGAACCCCGCCGCGCTGGCGCGTTTGCGGCAGGCCGCATCAGCGCCGGATGCCCAGGCCGCCTTCTACCTCGGTACCCTTTATTCTCCACTGATTACTCGTCAGGAAAGCACGGTCGTAAAAGGCTGGCCGGAGACGCTGCACTGGTACCGTCTGGCGGCTCGCCTCGGTTGCGCCCGAGCGAACTTTGACCTCGGCCTGGTTTATGAAAAGGGCTTAGGCGTCGCCAAAAATCCGCAACGTGCGGCGGTGTATTTCTCCCGGATGGCAGATATAGCCCGTATCGAGACGGCATTGCCGTCATCGGCGAGTTCTGCGGTGGGGCGGCATACGGGTACCCATAAGGACTAG
- a CDS encoding TatD family hydrolase: MHGLIDSHCHLDDAAYDDDRDAVLRRAETAGVCKIIVPASTPKYWGRLKEGCRRHPGLYPAYGVHPLYLDDRDDQWEATLATLLTQAVALGEIGLDAGDGAPDIARQRDGFATQLAMAQQLGLPVILHARRSLEEVILTLRRFSGLRGVLHSFSGSLVQAQRLIDMGFLLGLGGALTHPRAQRLRATAAMLPAESLLVETDAPWQTPHAHPGTRNEPAYLSEIIASLAQLRHTPAQEIAQVTAQNALTLFHIQDAP; encoded by the coding sequence GTGCATGGTCTGATAGACAGTCATTGTCACCTGGATGATGCCGCCTACGACGATGATCGTGATGCGGTTCTGCGCCGCGCAGAAACGGCGGGTGTCTGCAAAATCATCGTCCCGGCCTCTACCCCGAAGTACTGGGGCCGGCTCAAGGAAGGCTGCCGCCGTCACCCCGGACTTTACCCGGCCTATGGTGTGCATCCCCTCTATCTGGATGATCGGGATGACCAATGGGAAGCGACCTTGGCTACCCTCCTGACCCAGGCGGTCGCTCTGGGAGAAATCGGGCTCGATGCTGGCGATGGGGCTCCTGACATTGCCCGCCAGCGGGACGGTTTCGCGACTCAACTCGCCATGGCACAGCAATTGGGACTGCCGGTCATTCTCCATGCCCGGCGGAGCCTGGAAGAGGTGATCCTGACGCTGCGTCGCTTTTCTGGTTTGCGTGGCGTGCTACACAGCTTCTCCGGTAGTCTCGTACAAGCACAGCGATTGATAGATATGGGATTTTTGTTGGGGTTGGGTGGTGCGCTCACGCACCCGCGCGCCCAGCGTCTACGGGCGACGGCGGCCATGCTTCCCGCGGAATCCCTGCTGGTAGAGACGGACGCGCCGTGGCAAACACCCCATGCGCACCCCGGTACCCGCAATGAACCCGCGTATCTCAGCGAAATTATCGCCAGCCTGGCACAGTTGCGGCATACTCCAGCTCAGGAAATCGCGCAGGTCACTGCGCAAAATGCCCTTACCTTATTTCATATTCAGGACGCGCCATAA
- a CDS encoding phosphate/phosphite/phosphonate ABC transporter substrate-binding protein, whose amino-acid sequence MPSSNTAGESTLNFTVDPNYSGKNLPGWFLMNTYLQRHLGQVMHFQPYDGFDACRAAVLANQYDLVYANPFDWVQYVQKLDFVPIAKPRNHFDEVYLCTSAAMPIQTVADLPTRIRVASAHPATLIHMVGLFLLDKADIDRARLEFVFTGSYQGVLKAILQGQADVGFLFDEVYVGASGLIRDRLHIIDRSDDAFAFHAFCIGPRLLPQQELLTQLLCQMDQEARGQVLLQDIGFSGFAPVTDDEVACLTMLADEYISGHEAIDLRATSTLAIDDSAFVVAREDPDSGTN is encoded by the coding sequence ATGCCGTCCTCTAACACAGCAGGGGAGTCCACCCTGAACTTTACGGTAGATCCAAACTATTCCGGGAAAAATCTTCCGGGGTGGTTTTTGATGAATACCTATCTACAGCGTCATCTCGGGCAGGTGATGCATTTTCAGCCCTATGATGGTTTTGATGCCTGTCGTGCGGCGGTTCTCGCCAATCAATACGATCTGGTTTATGCAAACCCCTTTGATTGGGTGCAGTACGTTCAGAAACTGGATTTTGTGCCTATTGCCAAACCGCGTAATCATTTTGATGAGGTGTATCTATGCACTTCGGCGGCTATGCCGATACAGACCGTTGCGGATTTGCCGACGCGGATCCGCGTCGCCTCCGCCCACCCGGCCACGCTGATTCACATGGTAGGCCTGTTTCTGCTGGATAAAGCAGATATTGATCGGGCGCGCCTGGAATTTGTGTTCACCGGCAGTTATCAGGGCGTACTCAAGGCCATACTACAAGGGCAGGCCGATGTGGGTTTTCTGTTTGACGAAGTGTATGTCGGTGCGAGTGGCCTGATCCGCGATCGACTGCATATTATTGATCGTTCCGATGACGCTTTCGCTTTTCATGCCTTTTGTATTGGTCCGCGATTGTTGCCGCAGCAGGAGCTGCTTACTCAGCTGCTCTGCCAGATGGATCAGGAAGCGCGTGGACAGGTGTTGTTACAGGATATCGGTTTTTCCGGCTTTGCGCCGGTGACCGACGACGAGGTGGCATGCCTGACTATGCTTGCCGATGAATACATCAGTGGCCACGAGGCCATCGATCTGCGTGCGACTTCAACTCTGGCCATTGATGACAGTGCCTTTGTGGTCGCCCGCGAGGATCCGGACAGCGGGACAAATTAG